The genomic stretch TTCGGCTCGCACGGCTTCACCTCCCTGGACGCGGCCCTCCAGTGGCTGGACGACGAGACCAGCTTCATCACGGCCGCGCTGCGCCACGCCGACCAGGGCGTGGACCAGGCGACCGTCTCCCACCTGCTGGGCGCGCTGGCCGACTACTGCCTGCTGCGCGGTGATCTCTACCGCCTGGGTGAGCTGAGCGAGCTGACCAAGGCCACGGACCAGGGCCTGCTCGCCCGGTCCGTGCAGTGGCGCACCGGTGTCGCGGCCCGCCAGCTCGGCGAGCTGGACAAGGCCCGTACGACCCTGACCTCGGTGGTCGACCTGTACTTCGAGGCGCAGCACCCGGTCGGCGCCGCGCGCGCCCTGCGTGACCTCGGGATCACGCTCCAGCAGCAGGGCAATCTGACGGAGGCCGCGGCCAAGCTGCGCGAGGCCATCGACATGCAGTCCGGCGCCGACGTGCGCGGCGACCGGGCGTGGACGCTGCACGCCCTGGCGGCGGTCGAGCGCGACCGCGCGCAGGTGGCGGAGGCGCTGGCGCTGCTGCGCGAGTCCCTTGAGCTGCACCGGGAGAGCGAGAGCGTGCACGGCCAGGCGTGGGCGCACTTCCAGCTCGGCCAGGTCTATCTGCGCATGGGCGAGGTCCCCCAGGCGGAGGCCGAGTTCCACGCGGCCATGGAGCTGTACGGCCGTACGCACGACGACCGCGGCACGGCGTGGGCGATGACCCAGCTGGCGCGGGCCCGCCTGGTGGACGGCGACCCGGACCCCGCGGTGGACCAGCTGCGCCAGGCCCTGCCCCTGCACCGCCGGTACGAGGACGCCCGCGGCGAGGCCTGGACGCTGTACTACCTCGGCCAGTCGCTGGAGGAGCAGGGCGACCTGGACGCGGCACTGCGGCACCTGGAGCGGTCGCGGACGATGTTCAGCCGGATGCAGGACGGCTACGGCCTGGCGTGTGCCCGGCACCACTCCGGGCGCGTCACCCGGGACCTGCGGGCGGCGCAGACCGGCTCGCTGCGCAACAGCGGCTTCGCCCGGCAGCTCCTCCAGGACGCCCGCAAGGACTTCCAGCGGATCTCCGTACCGCACGGAGAGGCCTGGTCCTGCCTGGAGTTGGTGATCATCGACGCGGGCAACGGCCGCACGGCGCAGGCGCTGGAGCTGGCCGACGAGGCGGCGCGCACCTTCGCCGGCTACGGCGACCGGCGCGGCGAGGACTGGGCCCGCTTCCTGCGCTGCACGCTGCTGCCGTTCGCCTCACCGGGCGGCTCGGTGGTCGGCTCGGCCGTGGCGCAGGAGGAGCTGGCCCAGCTCGTACAGGACCGGCACCCCACCCGCGACTCGAAGCTGGAGGACTGTGCGGAGACGTTCGCGCTGCTGCTGGACCGCGGCGTGGAGCTGGAAACGGGATGGGAGGCATGGCGGCTCGGCATGGTCCCGAACCGCCACGCGCGCGAGGTCATGGGCGTGTCCATACCCCCCGGGCAGTGACAACCCCGGTCCGGGCCCGGGCCAGGGCCCGGACACCGGCTCCGACGCCGGACGGGTCGGTGGCCGGCCGGCCGCCGCCCACCCCGTCCGGCACCGGGGGCGCCGCTCAGCCGGTCTTCGGCTGCGCCTTGCCCGAGGTCCGCTTGGCGGAGCCCTTCGCCACCTCCGCACCGCCGGAGGCGGCGGGCGCCTCCGGGGTCTCCTCGAAGTCGACCTTCTTCATGTGCCTGTTCATGGACTTCATCAGCAGCCAGACGGCGCCGCCGATGACCGCGAACACGATGAAGCCGAGGACGCCGGGGGTCACCTTGTCCTTGTCGAAGCTGTCGGCAAGGGTGACGAAGTGCGTCACGGCGAGGGTGCTAGTCGCGCTCATCATGGAGTCAATTGTTGCGGATGCCCGCGAAGAGGTCGTCCTCGGGGAGGGACGTGTCCACCAAAGACTTGGCGAGCTCGTACTCCTCCGTCGGCCAGACCTCCTTCTGGATGTCCATCGGCACCCGGAACCAGCCGCCGTCCGGGTCGATCTGCGTCGCGTGCGCGATCAGCGCCTTGTCGCGGATCTCGAAGAAGTCGGCGCAGGGCACGTAGGTGGTCAGCGTCCGCTCGCGGCGCTCGAACTCCTTCCAGCGCTCCAGCCACTCCCCGTACGGCGACTCCAGCCCGCGCTCCAGCAGCGCCTCGTGCAGCGCGACGGTGCGCGGCCGGTTGAAGCCCTGGTTGTAGTAGAGCTTCTGCGGCTGCCAGGGCTCGCCCGCGTCCGGGTACTTCTCCGGGTCGCCGGCCGCCTCGAAGGCCACCATCGAGATCTTGTGGGTCATGATGTGGTCGGGGTGCGGGTAGCCGCCGTTCTCGTCGTAGGTCGTGATGACCTGCGGCTTGAACTCACGGATCAGCTTCACCAGCGGCTCGGCCGCCGCCTCCACGTCCTGGAGGGCGAAACAGCCGTCGGGCAGCGGCGGCAGCGGGTCGCCCTCGGGCAGCCCGGAGTCGACGAATCCCAGCCACTCCTGCTTGATGCCCAGGATCTCCCGGGCCTCGTCCATCTCCTTCTTCCGCACCTCGTGGATGTGCTCCTCGATGTACGGGTCACCCTGGAGCTTGGGGTTGAGGATGGAGCCGCGCTCCCCGCCCGTGCAGGTGACGACCAGCACGTCCACCCCCTCGGACACGTACTTGGCCATGGTGGCCGCGCCCTTGCTCGACTCGTCGTCGGGATGGGCGTGCACTGCCATCAGTCGCAGCTGCTCAGTCAAGACTCGATCCTCAGTGAAAGGCCGGAGTAGATGTTTCCTATAGTGACCGAAGCACGGGGCGATTAATTCCGGAGCCCCCGGCAGGAGGTCGATCATGACTGCGGTGCGCGAGGGGCTGCCCGACGGACGCTACGGCCGCTCCGCCGACCGGCGTGCGGATCGCAAGCTGAAGATCGTCGGTGCCGTGCTGGGCGTGGCGCTCCTCGGCGTGGTCGGCTGGTCCGGCTACTCCTACATCGCCGGGCAGGACCTCAGCGGCCGGGTGATCACCTGGGACCGGGTGTCGGACCACGCGGTCAAGGTGCACCTGGAGGTCGTCAAGGGCAAGGGCGACACCGGCGTGTGCACGCTGCGCTCACAGGCCGACAGCGGCGCCGAGGTGGGACGCAAGGACGTCACCGTGGACGCCCCGAAGGAGCAGGTGGACGTGGAGGTCACGATCCGTACGACGGCGCGGGCGACCAACGCCGTACTGGTCGGCTGCACGTCCGCGGACCGCGGCTGACCGGAATCCGCCGCCCCGCCGCTTCCGCGGGCCGCCCCCGCGCACACCGTCCGGTGTGTCGCCCGGCACACTCCGCGCCGACGCGCTGACCGGCCACGATCCGGGCAGGTCCAGTTCTCGGCAAAATATCTCTTCCCCGTTTTGTGCCGGAATTGTTAGGCTCGTGGTTTCGCCCACCCGTGGAGGCGCAGCCTTCCTGGTAGGGCGTTTGATTTATCCCCAGCACCGACGAGGAGCACCTGTGACCCAGACCAGCGACAACGTCACCTGGCTGACCCAGGAGGCGTATGACCAGCTCAAGGCCGAGCTGGAGTACCTGTCTGGTCCCGCACGCGCCGAGATCACCGAGAAGATCGCGGCGGCCCGCGAGGAAGGTGACCTGAAGGAGAACGCCGGGTACCACGCGGCCAAGGAGGAGCAGGGCAAGCAGGACCTTCGCATGCGCCAGCTCAAGCAGCTGCTGGAGACCGCGAAGGTCGGCGAGGCCCCTGCCGCCACAGGTGTCGTGGCCCCCGGCACGGTCGTCACCATCGCGTTCGACGGAGACCCGGACGACACGCTGACGTTCCTGCTGGCCTCGCGGGAGTACGCGAGCTCGGACATCGAGACCTACTCCCCGCAGTCCCCGCTGGGCGGCGGCGTGAACGGCAAGAAGGTCGGCGAGACCGCCGAGTACGAGCTCCCCAACGGCAAGAAGGCGTCCGTGAAGATCCTGGACGCCCAGCCGTACCAGGCCTGAGCGCCCCGCGGCGCCGGCCTGTAGCAGACGACGTCCGGCCCGGAGCCCCAGCGGCTCCGGGCCGGACGTGTGTGTACGGGGTGGTGGCGACGGCGTACGGCGTACCGCACCCGCGCGGGGCGCGCCCGGCCCCCCGCTCCGGGCCCGCCCGCGGGCCGGTGGCTCAGGCCGTGGCCGATCGGTACTTGCGCACCGCGAGCGTACGGAAGGCCACGATGATCAGGACCGACCAGATCAGCGACGCCCACACCGGGTGCTGCATCGGCCAGGCGTCGGGCGCCTTGTAGTTCGGCGGCAGGTTGCCGAACAGCTCACGGGCGGCCTGGACCGTGGCGCTGAAGGGGTTCCACTCGGCGATGTGCCGCAGGAACGTCGGCATGTTGTCCGAGGGCACGAAGGCGTTCGAGATGAACGTCAGCGGGAAGAGCCAGATCAGCCCGCCGGAGGTGGCGGCTTCCGGGGTGCGCACGGACAGGCCGATGAGCGCGCCGATCCAGGAGAACGCGTACCCGAGCAGGAGCAGCAGCGCGAAGCCGGCGACGATCTTGCCGAGGTTCTCGTGGGTCCGCCAGCCGACCAGGAAGGCGACGACGGCCAGGACGACCAGCGTCAGCGCGGTCTGCACCAGGTCGGCGAGGGTGCGGCCGGTGAGGACGGCGCCGCGCGCCATGGGCAGCGAGCGGAACCGGTCGATCAGGCCCCGGTGCATGTCGTCGGCGATGCCGGCGCCCGCGCCCGCGGTGGCGAAGGTGACGGTCTGCGCGAAGATGCCGGCCATCAGGAACTCGCGGTAGGCCGCGGACGAGGTGCTGCCGCCGACGTTGATGGAACCGCCGAAGACATAGCTGAACAGCACCACGAACATGATCGGCTGTATCAGCCCGAAGATCACCATCTCCGGGATGCGCAGCATGCGTATCAGGTTGCGCTGGGCGACGGTCAGGGAGTCCCGTATGGACTGGCTGATCGCGCCGCGCCGCTTGGGCACCCCGACGCGCGGGGCCGCTGGGGTCACGGTGGTCACTTGGCGCCCTCCTTGGTCTCGGGTGCCGGCTTCGGGGCGCGGCGCCCCGAGCGAGCGGTCCGGCCGGACGCGGCGCCGCCGTCCGCGTCGTCGCCGTCCTCGCAGTTCGGCTCCGCGGCTTCCGCGACATGGCCGGTCAGCGAGATGAACACATCGTCCAGGGTCGGGCGGCGCAGCCCGATGTCGTCTATCTCCACACCGCGCGCGTCCAGTTCGCGGATGACCTCGGCGAGCAGCTTGGCGCCGCCGGTGACCGGCACAGTGATCTTGCGGGTGTGCTGTTCGATCTTGCTCTCGCCCTTGCCGAAGCCGCGCAGCACCTCGTCGGCCGTGCCGATGTGCTCGGCGGCGTGCACCACGACCTCGACCCGCTCGCCGCCCGTACGCGCCTTGAGCTGGTCGGACGTGCCGCGGGCGATGACCTTGCCGTGGTCGACCACGCAGATGTCGTGCGCGAGGTGGTCGGCCTCTTCCAGGTACTGGGTCGTGAGCAGCAACGTCGTGCCGCCGGCGACCAGTTCCTGGATGACCTCCCACAACTGCTGGCGGTTGCGCGGGTCCAGGCCGGTGGTGGGCTCGTCCATGAACATCACGGGCGGGCTGACGACCAGCGCGGCCGCCAGGTCGAGCCGGCGCCGCATGCCGCCGGAGTAGGTCTTGGCCGGCCGGTCGCCGGCGTCGGCGAGGTGGAAGCGTTCCAGTAGCTCGGTGGCCCGGGCCTTCGCGTCCCGGCCGCTCATCTGGTAGAGCTTGCCGACCATGGTCAGGTTCTCACGGCCCGTCAGGTACTCGTCCACGGCGGCGAATTGGCCGGACAGGCCGATGGACCGGCGTACTTCGTCGGGGTGCTTGAGGACGTCGATACCGGCGACGACCGCGGTGCCCCGGTCGGGCCGGAGCAGGGTGGTGAGGACGCGTACGGCGGTGGTCTTGCCCGCACCGTTCGGGCCGAGCAGTCCGAGGACGGTTCCTTCGGGGACGTCGAGGTCGACGCCGTCCAGAGCCCTCACCTTGCCGAAGGTCTTGACCAGACCCTCGGCGTAAATGGCGCCTGGCATGTGGGTACTCCCAAGGTATGGGTTAACTCCAGGAAGAATTTTACTTTTCGGACCATGGCCGCGCTATGGGCACATATCCGGCAACGGGGATGCCGTCCAGCGCACGGCGGCGCCCCCCGTCGACCCGAACCATAGCGCACACGCGATACATCGCGATATACGCCAGAAGACGTTTGCGTACCCGCGTCACCATGGCCCGCGCGATACCCCGGTCCCGCACCTCGGCTCTCGGCGGCCCGACAGCGGCGGAACCGCCCGGCCGGACAGGTTCTCAGCCCATGACGGTGTAGCCCGCCTGCCGCAGGGCCGTGCCGACCTCGGTGCAGTGTTCGGGGCCCTTCGTCTCCAGGTGCAGTTCCACCTCCGCTTCCGTGAGCCCGAGACGCGGATCGGTCCGTACGTGGCTCACGTCGAGGACGTTGGCGTCGACCTCCGACAGCACCGCCAGAAGCGTCGCCAGGGCGCCCGGCCGGTCCGTCAGCCGCAGGCGCAGGGACAGATAGCGTCCCGCGGCCGCCATGCCGTGCCGCAGGGTGCGCTGCATCAGCAGCGGATCGACGTTTCCCCCGGACAGCACCGCGACCACCGGCCCCTCGAAGGACTCGGGCCGCGACAGCAGCGCCGCCACCGGACTCGCCCCCGCCGGCTCCACGACCAGCTTCGCGCGCTCCAGGCAGAGCAGCAGGGCACTGGAGAGCTCGTCCTCGGTGACGGTACGGACCTCGTCGACGAGATCGCCAACGATTTTGAACGGCACGTCGCCCGGCCGCCCCACCCTGATGCCGTCCGCCATCGTCGTCGGCGCCTCGATCGAGACCGGCCGCCCGGCCGCCAGCGAGGGCGGATAGGCCGCGGCACCCGCCGCCTGCACCCCGATGATCGTCACGTCCGGCCGGACCGACTTGACCGCCAGCGCGACACCCGCCGCCAGGCCGCCGCCGCCGATGCCCACGACGATCGTGCGCACCTCCGGGCACTGTTCGAGGACCTCCAGGCCGACCGTGCCCTGGCCCGCGATGATGTCCCGGTGGTCGAAGGGGTGGATGAAGACCGCGCCGGTCTCGCGCGCGTACTCCTGGGCCGCGGCCAGCGTCTCGTCCACGACGTGGCCGTGCAGGCGTACCTCGGCGCCGTACTCGCGGGTCGCCGCGACCTTCGGCAGCGGCGCGCCGACCGGCATGAACACCGTCGAGCGCACCCCCAGCAGGGAGGCCGCCAGCGCGACGCCCTGCGCGTGGTTGCCGGCGCTGGCGGCGACCACGCCGGCCGCCCGCTCCCGCGGCGACAGGCCCGCGATCCGCACGTACGCGCCACGTATTTTGAACGAGCCGGTGCGTTGCAGGTTCTCGCACTTCAGATGCACCGGCGCCCCCACCAAAGCGGACAGGTGCCGGCTCCCCTCCAGGGCGGTGGACCGGGAGACGCCGGACAGGATCTTCTGCGCCTCCCGTACGTCCTCGACGGTGAGCGCGGCGGAGGCGGCGGACACCCCCGCCGTGCCCGGACCGGAAACGGAGGCGGAACCGGAACCCGGCTCCGGCGCCCGGACCGCACCGGACGGCGCCACACCCGCCGGGCCCGATGCCGGCCCGGGCGCCGGACCGGCCGCGGAACCGGAAGCGGAACCCGAAGGGGAACCGGAGGCGGGAGTCGACTCGTGCGGCGTGTGATCGGCCATGATGCCCAGTCTTACAGTTCGGCACGCGACGGGTCCGGTCGGCCGCCGGACCGGTGCCACAAGGGCACGTCTTTGGACAGCGCCGGTACGGTGCGCGCCCGGGCCGCGTACTCTGTCCCCCAATCCGTACGCATCCCATGAAGCGAGCTCCCGGCCATGCCCACCTCTTCGGACATGACGACCCACACCGACACCGCTCTTCTCGACGCGCTGCAACACCAAGTCGCCGTTTTCGCCCGCCGCGCCGAACAGAGCCGGCTCGGCGGCGTCGGCCAGGCGCGCAATTCCATGGACCGTGCCGCCTACCTCCTCCTCAACCGCCTGGACAAAGAGGGCCCGATGGGTGTCAAGGCGCTGGCCGCCGGCATGGGCATCGACTCCTCCACCGTCACCCGGCAGGTCGCCCCGCTGGTCGACTCCGGCCTGGTCAACCGCGCCTCGCACCCGGAGGACGGGCGCGCGGTCGTGCTCCAGCTCTCCGAGCGCGGCCGGTCCCGCCTGGAGGAGGTACGGGCCTCCCGCCGTGCTCTGATGGCGCTGGTCACGGAGGAGTGGACGGAGGAGGAGCGGGACGCGTTCTGCAGCCTGCTGACGCGCTTCAACGCCTCGCTGTCCACGGTCACGGCGACGCTGCCGGCGGTGCCGTCGAATTCCTGAGCGGGGCGTCGGGCGGTGAGCGGTCTTGCCGCGTCCCTGAGCGGGGCCGTCGAACGGTGAGCGGTGCCGCCGGGTCCCTGAGCAGGGCCGTCGAACGGTGAGCGGTGCCGCCGGGTCCCTGAGCAGGGCCGTCGAACGGTGAGCGGTGCCGCCGAGTTCCTGAGCAGGGCCGTCTAAACGGTGAGCGGTGCTGCCCAGGCCGCAGCGGTGCCCCCGGATCCTGCCGGTGCCGCCGAGGCCGCAGCGGTGCCTCCGGACCCTGCCGGTGCCGCCGAGTCCATAGCGGTGCCCCCGGACCCTGCCGGTGACCGTCGGGCCCCCAGCA from Streptomyces albofaciens JCM 4342 encodes the following:
- a CDS encoding ATP-binding cassette domain-containing protein; this encodes MPGAIYAEGLVKTFGKVRALDGVDLDVPEGTVLGLLGPNGAGKTTAVRVLTTLLRPDRGTAVVAGIDVLKHPDEVRRSIGLSGQFAAVDEYLTGRENLTMVGKLYQMSGRDAKARATELLERFHLADAGDRPAKTYSGGMRRRLDLAAALVVSPPVMFMDEPTTGLDPRNRQQLWEVIQELVAGGTTLLLTTQYLEEADHLAHDICVVDHGKVIARGTSDQLKARTGGERVEVVVHAAEHIGTADEVLRGFGKGESKIEQHTRKITVPVTGGAKLLAEVIRELDARGVEIDDIGLRRPTLDDVFISLTGHVAEAAEPNCEDGDDADGGAASGRTARSGRRAPKPAPETKEGAK
- a CDS encoding ABC transporter permease, which produces MTTVTPAAPRVGVPKRRGAISQSIRDSLTVAQRNLIRMLRIPEMVIFGLIQPIMFVVLFSYVFGGSINVGGSTSSAAYREFLMAGIFAQTVTFATAGAGAGIADDMHRGLIDRFRSLPMARGAVLTGRTLADLVQTALTLVVLAVVAFLVGWRTHENLGKIVAGFALLLLLGYAFSWIGALIGLSVRTPEAATSGGLIWLFPLTFISNAFVPSDNMPTFLRHIAEWNPFSATVQAARELFGNLPPNYKAPDAWPMQHPVWASLIWSVLIIVAFRTLAVRKYRSATA
- the ilvA gene encoding threonine ammonia-lyase, which encodes MSAASAALTVEDVREAQKILSGVSRSTALEGSRHLSALVGAPVHLKCENLQRTGSFKIRGAYVRIAGLSPRERAAGVVAASAGNHAQGVALAASLLGVRSTVFMPVGAPLPKVAATREYGAEVRLHGHVVDETLAAAQEYARETGAVFIHPFDHRDIIAGQGTVGLEVLEQCPEVRTIVVGIGGGGLAAGVALAVKSVRPDVTIIGVQAAGAAAYPPSLAAGRPVSIEAPTTMADGIRVGRPGDVPFKIVGDLVDEVRTVTEDELSSALLLCLERAKLVVEPAGASPVAALLSRPESFEGPVVAVLSGGNVDPLLMQRTLRHGMAAAGRYLSLRLRLTDRPGALATLLAVLSEVDANVLDVSHVRTDPRLGLTEAEVELHLETKGPEHCTEVGTALRQAGYTVMG
- the greA gene encoding transcription elongation factor GreA, with the translated sequence MTQTSDNVTWLTQEAYDQLKAELEYLSGPARAEITEKIAAAREEGDLKENAGYHAAKEEQGKQDLRMRQLKQLLETAKVGEAPAATGVVAPGTVVTIAFDGDPDDTLTFLLASREYASSDIETYSPQSPLGGGVNGKKVGETAEYELPNGKKASVKILDAQPYQA
- a CDS encoding MarR family winged helix-turn-helix transcriptional regulator, which translates into the protein MPTSSDMTTHTDTALLDALQHQVAVFARRAEQSRLGGVGQARNSMDRAAYLLLNRLDKEGPMGVKALAAGMGIDSSTVTRQVAPLVDSGLVNRASHPEDGRAVVLQLSERGRSRLEEVRASRRALMALVTEEWTEEERDAFCSLLTRFNASLSTVTATLPAVPSNS
- the mca gene encoding mycothiol conjugate amidase Mca yields the protein MTEQLRLMAVHAHPDDESSKGAATMAKYVSEGVDVLVVTCTGGERGSILNPKLQGDPYIEEHIHEVRKKEMDEAREILGIKQEWLGFVDSGLPEGDPLPPLPDGCFALQDVEAAAEPLVKLIREFKPQVITTYDENGGYPHPDHIMTHKISMVAFEAAGDPEKYPDAGEPWQPQKLYYNQGFNRPRTVALHEALLERGLESPYGEWLERWKEFERRERTLTTYVPCADFFEIRDKALIAHATQIDPDGGWFRVPMDIQKEVWPTEEYELAKSLVDTSLPEDDLFAGIRNN
- a CDS encoding DUF4307 domain-containing protein, with protein sequence MTAVREGLPDGRYGRSADRRADRKLKIVGAVLGVALLGVVGWSGYSYIAGQDLSGRVITWDRVSDHAVKVHLEVVKGKGDTGVCTLRSQADSGAEVGRKDVTVDAPKEQVDVEVTIRTTARATNAVLVGCTSADRG